Proteins encoded together in one Schumannella luteola window:
- a CDS encoding exodeoxyribonuclease VII small subunit: MTDSPASGSQAAADIAELSYEEARDELVRVVTDLEQGAATLEQSLALWERGEALAKRCEEWLLGARARLDAARAAADDAS; this comes from the coding sequence GTGACCGACTCCCCCGCCAGCGGTTCCCAGGCCGCCGCCGACATCGCCGAGCTGAGCTACGAAGAGGCCCGCGACGAGCTCGTGCGAGTCGTGACCGACCTCGAGCAGGGCGCGGCGACGCTCGAGCAGTCGCTCGCCCTCTGGGAGCGCGGAGAAGCCCTCGCGAAGCGCTGCGAGGAGTGGCTGCTCGGCGCCCGCGCCCGCCTGGACGCCGCCCGCGCCGCGGCCGACGACGCCTCGTGA